In Streptomyces sp. NBC_00878, a single window of DNA contains:
- a CDS encoding MFS transporter produces MNRQQHRTNDARQRSTLRWIVAIAAVTLVFDGYDLVVYGAVVPVFLRDPSQIGHLTPGQAGALGSYALMGVMVGALIAGAVGDHIGRRRVTLVAIVWFSVAMGLSAFATDLTTFGALRFLTGIGVGALVVTAGALVAEFAPPHRRNLYNAIVYSGVPAGGVLAALLALLSSDGDGWRALFLFGAAPLVLLLPVALLRLPESPKWLLARGHTVRARQVSDRTGVPLPEVTPSRTGERAKVGFAALATRRYALPTLLLGLMSGSALLLTYALNTWLPVIMGQSGYGKSYSLVFLLTLNGGAIVGGLLASRVADRYGPQRVIATTFVLAAAALALLTLGMPFPVLLALVAVAGVGTIGTQVLIYGLVSHYYDTVSRAAGVAWCAGFGRLGGIGGPVVGGALVGAGLPPANAFLVFAGVAVLGTLVTCFVPRRAAERVPARASSATEPLSGGGASVLAHE; encoded by the coding sequence ATGAACAGACAGCAGCACAGAACCAACGACGCACGCCAGCGTTCCACCCTGCGCTGGATCGTCGCCATCGCCGCCGTCACCCTCGTCTTCGACGGCTACGACCTGGTGGTCTACGGCGCCGTCGTCCCCGTCTTCCTGCGCGACCCGAGCCAGATCGGCCACCTCACCCCCGGTCAGGCCGGTGCCCTCGGCTCCTACGCGCTGATGGGCGTCATGGTCGGCGCTCTGATCGCCGGCGCCGTCGGAGACCACATCGGGCGGCGGCGCGTCACGCTGGTGGCCATCGTCTGGTTCTCGGTCGCCATGGGGCTGAGCGCCTTCGCCACCGACCTCACCACCTTCGGCGCCCTGCGCTTCCTCACGGGCATCGGGGTCGGCGCCCTCGTGGTCACGGCCGGAGCCCTGGTCGCCGAGTTCGCCCCGCCCCACCGCCGCAACCTCTACAACGCGATCGTCTACAGCGGCGTACCGGCCGGTGGTGTCCTCGCCGCGCTGCTCGCGCTGCTGTCCTCCGACGGTGACGGCTGGCGCGCGCTGTTCCTCTTCGGCGCCGCACCGCTCGTGCTCCTGCTGCCGGTCGCCCTGCTGCGCCTGCCGGAGTCGCCGAAGTGGCTGCTCGCCCGCGGACACACCGTGCGGGCCCGTCAGGTCTCGGACCGTACGGGCGTTCCCCTGCCCGAGGTGACACCGAGCCGTACGGGGGAGCGGGCCAAGGTGGGCTTCGCCGCACTCGCCACCCGTCGCTACGCCCTGCCCACCCTGCTCCTCGGCCTGATGAGCGGCTCCGCCCTGCTGCTCACCTATGCCCTGAACACCTGGCTGCCCGTGATCATGGGGCAGAGCGGCTACGGCAAGTCGTACTCCCTCGTCTTCCTGCTCACGCTCAACGGCGGTGCCATCGTCGGCGGCCTGCTGGCCTCGCGGGTCGCCGACCGGTACGGCCCACAGCGGGTGATCGCCACGACCTTCGTGCTGGCCGCCGCCGCCCTGGCCCTGCTCACGCTCGGGATGCCCTTCCCCGTCCTGCTGGCCCTCGTCGCCGTCGCCGGCGTGGGAACGATCGGTACCCAGGTCCTGATCTACGGCCTGGTGTCCCACTACTACGACACGGTGTCCCGCGCCGCCGGTGTCGCCTGGTGCGCCGGATTCGGCCGGCTCGGCGGCATCGGCGGTCCCGTGGTCGGCGGGGCTCTCGTGGGCGCAGGGCTGCCTCCCGCGAACGCCTTTCTCGTCTTCGCGGGTGTCGCCGTCCTCGGCACCCTCGTGACTTGTTTCGTGCCACGCCGGGCCGCCGAGCGGGTCCCCGCCCGAGCCTCCTCCGCGACCGAGCCCCTGTCCGGCGGCGGTGCTAGCGTGCTGGCACATGAATGA
- a CDS encoding 1,6-dihydroxycyclohexa-2,4-diene-1-carboxylate dehydrogenase produces MSGPSVHADRFAGRTAVVTGAAQGIGLAVARRLAAEAADVVLVDRSETVRDAADGLNAADGSAVHAAHAAHAVLADLETYEGAHSAIAGALELLGGRIDVLVNNVGGTIWAKPYEHYAPDEIQAEIQRSLFPTLWTTRAVLPHLIEQRSGVVVNVSSIATRGINRIPYSAAKGGINALTASLAMEAAPYGIRFVATATGGTEAPPRRVPRGPAPRTERERAWSQQVVDQTVDSTLLKRYGSVDDQAAAIAFLASDEASYITGTVLPVAGGDLG; encoded by the coding sequence GTGAGCGGGCCCAGCGTCCATGCGGACCGGTTCGCCGGAAGGACGGCCGTCGTCACGGGCGCGGCCCAGGGCATCGGCCTCGCGGTCGCGCGACGACTGGCGGCGGAGGCGGCCGACGTCGTCCTGGTGGACCGCTCGGAGACGGTCCGCGACGCCGCCGACGGCCTCAATGCCGCCGACGGCTCCGCAGTCCACGCCGCCCACGCCGCCCACGCCGTCCTCGCCGACCTGGAGACCTACGAGGGCGCGCACTCGGCCATCGCCGGAGCCCTGGAACTGCTCGGCGGCCGAATAGACGTGCTCGTCAACAACGTCGGCGGCACCATCTGGGCCAAGCCCTACGAGCACTACGCCCCGGACGAGATCCAGGCCGAGATCCAGCGCTCCCTCTTCCCCACCCTCTGGACCACCCGCGCCGTCCTGCCCCACCTCATCGAGCAACGCTCCGGCGTCGTCGTCAACGTCTCGTCCATCGCCACGCGCGGCATCAACCGCATCCCCTACTCGGCGGCCAAGGGAGGCATCAACGCCCTCACCGCCTCCCTCGCCATGGAGGCCGCCCCGTACGGCATCCGCTTCGTCGCCACCGCGACCGGCGGCACCGAAGCCCCGCCCCGCCGGGTGCCCCGCGGGCCCGCGCCCCGCACCGAGCGGGAACGAGCCTGGTCCCAGCAGGTCGTCGACCAGACCGTCGACTCCACCCTGCTGAAGCGGTACGGCTCGGTGGACGACCAGGCCGCGGCGATCGCCTTCCTGGCCTCCGACGAGGCGTCCTACATCACCGGCACGGTCCTGCCGGTCGCCGGCGGCGACCTCGGCTGA
- the benC gene encoding benzoate 1,2-dioxygenase electron transfer component BenC, with the protein MSTSMSFQVALNFEDGITRFVECRPDETVAEASYKARINIPLDCRDGACGTCKSLCESGRYDGGDYIDEALTGDEAASGYCLPCQMTPHSDLVLRIPSSSAAAKTAAATHTATVVTIERHSATTVEFVLDVDDRDALDFLPGQYVNIAVPGTDQTRSYSFSSGPGRRQASFLVRIVAGGAMSGYLTEGARVGDRVGFTGPVGSFYLRELARPALLLAGGTGLAPLLSMLEDLARKPPVHPVRLLYGVTTDQDLVHLDTLESYVDAIPGFSFDHCVADPASTARNKGFVTGLMDAGTLHDGDADVYLCGPPAMVEAVRGHISSLGVSPANFHYEKFTPAAPRETAETAESAEAA; encoded by the coding sequence ATGAGCACCAGCATGTCCTTCCAGGTCGCCCTGAACTTCGAGGACGGCATCACCCGCTTCGTCGAGTGCCGCCCGGACGAGACGGTCGCCGAAGCCTCGTACAAGGCCCGGATCAACATCCCCCTCGACTGCCGCGACGGCGCCTGCGGAACCTGCAAGTCGCTGTGCGAGTCCGGCCGTTACGACGGCGGGGACTACATCGACGAGGCGCTGACCGGGGACGAGGCGGCGAGCGGCTACTGCCTGCCCTGCCAGATGACCCCGCACAGCGACCTCGTACTGCGCATCCCGTCCTCCTCCGCCGCCGCGAAGACCGCCGCGGCCACGCACACCGCCACGGTCGTCACCATCGAGCGCCACTCCGCGACCACTGTCGAGTTCGTGCTCGACGTCGACGACCGCGACGCGCTGGACTTCCTGCCCGGCCAGTACGTCAACATCGCCGTCCCCGGCACCGACCAGACCCGCTCGTACTCCTTCAGCTCCGGCCCCGGCCGGCGCCAGGCGTCCTTCCTGGTGCGGATCGTGGCCGGCGGTGCGATGTCCGGCTATCTCACCGAGGGCGCCCGGGTCGGCGACCGCGTCGGGTTCACCGGCCCGGTGGGCAGCTTCTACCTGCGCGAACTCGCCCGCCCCGCACTGCTGTTGGCGGGCGGCACGGGCCTCGCACCGCTGCTGTCGATGCTGGAGGACCTCGCCCGGAAGCCGCCCGTCCACCCGGTCCGCCTGCTGTACGGCGTCACCACCGACCAGGACCTCGTCCACCTGGACACCCTGGAGTCGTACGTGGACGCCATCCCCGGTTTCAGCTTCGACCACTGCGTGGCCGACCCGGCAAGTACCGCCCGCAACAAGGGATTCGTGACCGGACTGATGGACGCGGGAACCTTGCACGACGGCGACGCGGACGTCTACCTGTGCGGTCCGCCGGCCATGGTCGAGGCGGTCCGCGGCCACATCAGCTCCCTCGGCGTCAGCCCGGCGAACTTCCACTACGAGAAGTTCACACCGGCCGCCCCGCGAGAGACGGCGGAGACGGCGGAGTCGGCGGAGGCGGCGTGA
- the benB gene encoding benzoate 1,2-dioxygenase small subunit: MTTATTATTVTAEITLEDIRQFLYREARHLDDREFEKWLECYHPDTEFWMPAWADDDQLTRDPQREISLVYYPSRAGLEDRVFRIRTDRSSATSLPEPRTGHNITNVEITGRDGDLVDVRFNWFTLYYRYQTVDTYFGTSYYTLDVSTPEPLITRKKVVLKNDYVHHVVDIYHV, encoded by the coding sequence GTGACCACGGCGACCACGGCGACCACGGTGACCGCGGAGATCACGCTCGAAGACATCCGCCAGTTCCTCTACCGCGAGGCCCGCCACCTCGACGACCGCGAGTTCGAGAAGTGGCTGGAGTGCTACCACCCGGACACCGAGTTCTGGATGCCGGCCTGGGCCGACGACGACCAGCTCACCAGGGACCCGCAGCGCGAGATCTCGCTGGTCTACTACCCGAGCCGGGCGGGCCTGGAGGACCGCGTCTTCCGCATCCGCACCGACCGCTCCAGCGCGACGAGCCTGCCCGAGCCGCGCACCGGCCACAACATCACCAACGTCGAAATCACCGGCCGGGACGGCGACTTGGTGGACGTGCGCTTCAACTGGTTCACCCTCTACTACCGGTACCAGACCGTGGACACGTACTTCGGCACGTCGTACTACACGCTCGACGTCTCGACGCCCGAGCCGCTGATCACCCGCAAGAAGGTGGTCCTCAAGAACGACTACGTGCACCACGTCGTCGACATCTACCACGTCTGA
- the benA gene encoding benzoate 1,2-dioxygenase large subunit, protein MAEDFSRARTILKDALVEDPDSGVYRVRRSVFTDEELFELEMRHIFEGNWVYLAHESQLPEAGDYFTTYIGRQPVVISRDKQGELHCLVNACSHRGAMLCRRKTDNRTTFTCPFHGWTFNNSGRLLKVKDPREAGYPERFNTDGSHDLKRVARFESYRGFLFGSLNPEVKPLTEHLGDAAVVIDMVVDQSPEGLEVLRGSSTYHYDGNWKLQAENGADGYHVSATHWNYAATQARRTSGESKNDTKTMDAGGWSKQKGGFYSFDHGHLLLWTKWLDPANRPLFEKRDELAAEFGAEKADWMIGVSRNLCLYPNVYLMDQFSSQIRHFRPISVDRTEVTIYCIAPKGEPAEDRARRIRQYEDFFNATGMATPDDLEEFRSCQKTYQAGSMPWNDLSRGAVHQIDGPDEDAKKIGINPIASGVRTEDEGLYPIQHGYWLDTLRKALKADSNALEVAK, encoded by the coding sequence ATGGCCGAGGACTTCAGCCGCGCGCGGACCATCCTCAAGGACGCTCTCGTGGAGGACCCGGACAGCGGGGTGTACCGCGTCCGGCGGAGCGTCTTCACCGACGAGGAGCTCTTCGAGCTGGAGATGCGGCACATCTTCGAGGGGAACTGGGTCTACCTCGCCCACGAGAGCCAGCTCCCGGAGGCCGGGGACTACTTCACGACGTACATCGGCCGCCAGCCCGTCGTCATCTCCCGTGACAAGCAGGGTGAGCTGCACTGTCTGGTCAACGCGTGCAGCCACCGCGGCGCGATGCTGTGCCGCAGGAAGACCGACAACCGGACCACCTTCACCTGTCCGTTCCACGGCTGGACGTTCAACAACAGCGGCAGGCTGCTGAAGGTGAAGGACCCGCGGGAGGCCGGCTACCCGGAGCGGTTCAACACCGACGGCTCGCACGATCTGAAACGGGTCGCCCGCTTCGAGAGCTATCGCGGTTTCCTGTTCGGCAGCCTGAACCCCGAGGTCAAGCCGCTCACCGAGCACCTGGGCGACGCGGCCGTCGTGATCGACATGGTCGTCGACCAGTCCCCGGAGGGCCTGGAGGTGCTGCGCGGCTCGTCGACGTACCACTACGACGGCAACTGGAAGCTCCAGGCGGAGAACGGCGCCGACGGCTACCACGTCTCTGCCACCCACTGGAACTACGCGGCCACCCAGGCCCGCCGTACGTCCGGCGAGTCGAAGAACGACACCAAGACCATGGACGCGGGCGGCTGGTCCAAGCAGAAGGGCGGCTTCTACTCCTTCGACCACGGCCATCTGCTGCTGTGGACCAAGTGGCTCGACCCGGCCAACCGGCCGCTGTTCGAGAAGCGCGACGAGCTGGCCGCCGAGTTCGGCGCGGAGAAGGCCGACTGGATGATCGGCGTCTCACGGAATCTGTGCCTGTACCCGAACGTCTACCTGATGGATCAGTTCAGCTCGCAGATACGGCACTTCAGGCCCATCTCCGTCGACAGGACCGAGGTCACCATCTACTGCATCGCCCCCAAGGGCGAGCCGGCCGAGGACCGCGCCCGGCGCATCCGGCAGTACGAGGACTTCTTCAACGCCACCGGTATGGCCACCCCGGACGACTTGGAGGAGTTCCGCTCCTGCCAGAAGACGTACCAGGCTGGGTCCATGCCCTGGAACGACCTCAGCCGCGGCGCCGTGCACCAGATCGACGGCCCGGACGAGGACGCCAAGAAGATCGGCATCAACCCGATCGCCAGTGGTGTCCGCACCGAGGACGAGGGCCTCTACCCGATCCAGCACGGCTACTGGCTCGACACGCTCCGCAAGGCCCTAAAAGCGGACAGCAACGCCCTGGAGGTGGCCAAGTGA
- a CDS encoding LysR substrate-binding domain-containing protein has protein sequence MELRHLRYFLAVADTRHFGKAAEHLHMAQPPLSQAIRRLETELGVDLFSRTTRQVSLTGAGEVFRTDVERILTAVDDAVARVGRFTSGVEGVLRLGLTGSASYRQLPALARLLKREMPHVMMEVHTEMLTPAQELGLIERRLDVGVLRPPIRQEGIAHRSLAEEQLVVAVPAEHWLAAADVVRIEQLRHEDFIMYGATLGSVVNDAVVRSCLASDFYPHRAYEVTETSAALALVAAGLGIAVLPDSIRSAPREGVLCKDIEDALSVPLALAWRSDDASPLLRNLLKVLERNNVFLEEPAEPAEHSEPEGLEKPEKPEGAA, from the coding sequence ATGGAGCTCAGGCACCTGCGGTATTTCCTGGCCGTCGCCGACACGCGTCATTTCGGAAAGGCCGCGGAACACCTGCACATGGCCCAGCCCCCGCTCTCCCAGGCGATCCGACGTCTGGAGACGGAACTGGGCGTGGACCTGTTCAGCCGCACCACCCGGCAGGTCTCGCTGACCGGCGCCGGCGAGGTGTTCCGCACCGACGTGGAGCGCATCCTCACCGCCGTGGACGACGCGGTGGCCCGGGTGGGGCGCTTCACCTCCGGGGTGGAGGGCGTGCTCCGGCTCGGCCTGACCGGCTCGGCCTCGTACCGCCAACTGCCCGCACTCGCACGGCTACTGAAACGCGAAATGCCGCACGTCATGATGGAGGTGCACACCGAAATGCTCACGCCGGCCCAGGAACTGGGACTGATCGAGCGGCGCCTCGACGTCGGTGTGCTGCGCCCGCCGATCCGCCAGGAGGGCATCGCCCACCGCTCGCTCGCCGAAGAACAGCTCGTCGTGGCCGTCCCCGCGGAGCACTGGCTCGCCGCGGCGGACGTCGTCCGGATCGAGCAACTGCGGCACGAGGACTTCATCATGTACGGCGCCACGCTCGGCTCGGTCGTCAACGACGCCGTCGTCCGCAGTTGCCTGGCCTCCGACTTCTATCCGCACCGCGCCTACGAGGTCACCGAGACATCCGCCGCCCTGGCCCTGGTCGCCGCGGGCCTCGGTATCGCCGTCCTGCCGGACTCCATTCGCTCGGCACCGCGCGAGGGCGTGCTGTGCAAGGACATCGAGGACGCGCTCTCCGTTCCCCTCGCCCTGGCCTGGCGGTCCGACGACGCATCACCCCTGCTGCGGAATCTCCTGAAGGTGCTGGAACGGAACAACGTCTTTCTCGAAGAGCCCGCAGAGCCCGCAGAGCACTCAGAACCTGAAGGACTTGAAAAGCCTGAGAAACCTGAAGGAGCGGCATGA
- a CDS encoding mandelate racemase/muconate lactonizing enzyme family protein, producing MKIVRVEAIPFAIPYAKPLKFASGEVHTADHVLVRVHTDEGLTGTAEAPPRPYTYGETQESIIAVIEKIFTPQILGLTALEREAVHERLDRTVGNPTAKAAIDMALWDVLGQVAGLPVSGLLGGYTDRMRVSHMVGFAPAEHMVAEAERVRDTYGITTFKVKVGRRPYRADVAACRALREALGPDADLYIDGNRGWSASESARALREMADLDLTFAEELCPADDVLGRRWLVAQSPVPFIADESATRPAEVTRELLGGSATAISVKTARTGFTASQRVLHECEGLGVEVVMGNQIDGQIGTLCSVAFGAAHRSASQHPGELSNFLDMTDDLLTEPLTIESGTLRIREGAGLGIDIDPDKLARYRQDR from the coding sequence ATGAAGATCGTCAGGGTCGAGGCAATACCCTTCGCCATTCCTTACGCGAAACCCCTGAAATTCGCGAGTGGTGAGGTGCATACCGCCGACCACGTTCTGGTGCGGGTGCACACGGACGAGGGCCTGACGGGCACCGCCGAGGCGCCGCCCCGCCCGTACACGTACGGCGAGACCCAGGAGTCGATCATCGCGGTGATCGAGAAGATCTTCACGCCGCAGATCCTGGGCCTGACCGCCCTGGAGCGGGAAGCGGTCCACGAACGACTGGACCGGACCGTGGGCAACCCGACCGCGAAGGCCGCCATCGACATGGCGCTGTGGGACGTCCTCGGGCAGGTGGCAGGGCTGCCCGTCTCCGGACTGCTCGGCGGCTACACGGACCGCATGCGGGTCAGCCACATGGTCGGCTTCGCGCCGGCCGAGCACATGGTGGCCGAGGCGGAACGCGTCCGGGACACCTACGGCATCACCACGTTCAAGGTGAAGGTCGGGCGGCGGCCGTACCGCGCCGATGTCGCCGCGTGCCGGGCACTGCGCGAGGCACTCGGCCCGGACGCCGACCTGTACATCGACGGGAACCGCGGCTGGAGTGCCTCCGAGTCCGCGCGGGCGCTACGGGAGATGGCCGACCTCGACCTGACGTTCGCCGAGGAACTCTGCCCCGCCGACGACGTGTTGGGCAGGCGCTGGCTGGTCGCCCAGAGCCCGGTTCCCTTCATCGCGGACGAGAGCGCCACCCGGCCCGCCGAGGTCACCCGCGAACTCCTCGGCGGATCCGCGACCGCGATCAGCGTCAAGACCGCCCGCACCGGCTTCACCGCCTCCCAGCGCGTGCTGCACGAGTGCGAGGGCCTGGGCGTCGAGGTGGTGATGGGCAATCAGATCGACGGCCAGATCGGCACGTTGTGCTCGGTCGCCTTCGGTGCCGCCCACCGCTCCGCCTCACAACACCCCGGCGAACTGTCCAACTTCCTCGACATGACCGACGACCTCCTCACCGAGCCGCTGACCATCGAGTCCGGCACCCTGCGCATCCGCGAAGGCGCCGGACTCGGCATCGACATCGACCCCGACAAGCTGGCCCGCTACCGCCAGGACCGCTGA
- the catA gene encoding catechol 1,2-dioxygenase: MTDIITEQATAAASGATATEQFRNKQRTETADADTKRVDTLVSELLAAARYIIRRHKVTYAEYDALKSWLIQVGEDGEWPLFLDVWLENAVEEVASENRDGSKGTIEGPYYVPDAPILPAEATLPMRDSEEGTPLLLQGQVKGVDGTPLPGATVDIWHADNDGYYSQFAPGLPDWNLRGTVIADDQGHFKIHTIEPAPYQIPTDGSCGRLIAAAGWHAWRPAHLHLKVSAPGHQLITTQLYFQGGSYVKDDIASAVKPELILAPTPVAADTDTDTDTGTGTDAGTGNEVTYDFILDKA, translated from the coding sequence ATGACCGACATCATCACGGAGCAGGCCACCGCGGCGGCGTCCGGAGCCACCGCCACCGAGCAGTTCCGCAACAAGCAGCGGACGGAGACGGCCGACGCCGACACCAAGCGCGTCGACACACTGGTCTCCGAACTCCTCGCCGCCGCCCGCTACATCATCCGACGCCACAAGGTGACGTACGCCGAGTACGACGCCCTCAAGTCCTGGCTGATCCAGGTCGGCGAGGACGGCGAGTGGCCGCTCTTCCTCGACGTATGGCTGGAGAACGCCGTGGAGGAGGTCGCGAGTGAGAACCGCGACGGCAGCAAGGGCACCATCGAGGGCCCGTACTACGTCCCCGACGCCCCGATCCTGCCCGCCGAGGCGACCCTGCCGATGCGTGACTCCGAGGAGGGCACCCCGCTGCTTCTCCAGGGGCAGGTGAAAGGCGTGGACGGCACTCCTCTGCCCGGTGCCACGGTGGACATCTGGCACGCGGACAACGACGGCTACTACTCCCAGTTCGCGCCCGGCCTGCCCGACTGGAACCTGCGCGGCACGGTCATCGCCGACGACCAGGGCCACTTCAAGATCCACACCATCGAGCCCGCCCCGTACCAGATCCCGACCGACGGCTCCTGCGGCCGGCTCATCGCCGCCGCGGGCTGGCACGCGTGGCGCCCCGCGCACCTCCACCTGAAGGTGTCGGCACCGGGCCACCAACTCATCACCACCCAGCTGTACTTCCAGGGCGGCAGCTACGTGAAGGACGACATCGCCTCGGCCGTAAAGCCCGAACTGATCCTGGCCCCGACCCCTGTCGCGGCCGACACCGACACCGACACCGACACGGGCACGGGCACGGACGCCGGCACCGGCAACGAAGTCACGTACGACTTCATCCTCGACAAGGCGTGA
- the catC gene encoding muconolactone Delta-isomerase produces MLFAVRMDVEIPRDLAPEVRADLVTREKAYCQELQKSGEWVHIWRCVGQYANISVFDVADNEALHRILWDLPLFPYMKVDVTPLARHPSDLAADEVVA; encoded by the coding sequence GTGCTGTTCGCGGTACGGATGGACGTCGAGATCCCGCGTGACCTCGCCCCCGAGGTCCGCGCGGATCTGGTGACACGCGAGAAGGCGTACTGCCAGGAGCTGCAGAAGTCGGGTGAGTGGGTGCACATCTGGCGGTGCGTCGGGCAGTACGCCAACATCAGCGTCTTCGACGTCGCCGACAACGAGGCACTGCACCGGATCCTCTGGGACCTCCCCCTCTTCCCCTACATGAAGGTCGACGTGACACCACTGGCCCGGCACCCGTCCGACCTGGCCGCCGACGAGGTCGTGGCGTGA
- a CDS encoding HEAT repeat domain-containing protein: MRLTTPFSSVSWRPRRDENPAVREGCCRLLDHLVDTESMGELLAMADDPDARVRIAAFHALACDRCKGDTCAPGPDRVLEHSLHHLASDPDRTSGPWLPNSSASSPTPNHALSPP, from the coding sequence ATGCGACTCACCACGCCGTTCTCGTCGGTGAGTTGGCGGCCGCGCAGAGACGAGAATCCGGCCGTCCGTGAGGGCTGCTGCCGCCTTCTCGACCACCTGGTCGACACCGAGTCGATGGGCGAACTCCTCGCCATGGCCGACGACCCGGACGCCCGCGTCAGGATCGCCGCATTCCACGCTCTGGCCTGTGACCGGTGCAAGGGCGACACCTGCGCACCGGGCCCGGACCGAGTCCTCGAACACTCGCTGCACCATCTGGCCTCAGACCCCGACCGCACGTCCGGGCCATGGCTGCCGAACTCGTCGGCAAGTTCGCCCACACCGAACCACGCGCTCTCGCCGCCTTGA